Proteins from one Falco naumanni isolate bFalNau1 chromosome 10, bFalNau1.pat, whole genome shotgun sequence genomic window:
- the MATN4 gene encoding matrilin-4 isoform X2, producing MMKLLPVAPLLLLLLTTLEARPKPAALKCRTGPLDIVFVIDSSRSVRPFEFETMRRFMIDIIGSLDVGPNATRVGVIQYSSQVQNIFSLKTFFTRADMEKAINSVVPLAQGTMTGLAIQYAMNVAFTTQEGARPLHKKIPRIAIIVTDGRPQDRVTEVATQARNAGIEIYAVGIQRADMNSLRAMASPPLEEHVFLVESFELIQQFGKQFQDKLCGVDVCMEQEHGCQHSCISTPGSFYCECNPGYRLNVDGKTCSPIDACADGRHGCQHQCVSTRGSYLCQCRAGYYLSQNKRSCSMIDYCSFGNHSCQHECVSIPNGHYCRCRSGFTLQPDSRSCKATDLCNRVDHGCEFKCVSTEGSYRCVCPEGQQLQADGRACSKCGAGHIDLVMVIDGSKSVRPQNFELVKQFVNRIVDLLEVSPHGTRVGLVQYSSRVRTEFPLNKYHSADEIKKAVMEVEYMEKGTMTGLALKHMVEHSFSELEGARPLSHNIPRIGLVFTDGRSQDDISEWARRAKESGIIMFAVGVGKAVEEELRAIASEPVEQHFSYSADFTTMTHLVENFKLNICPEEGKGKTEIRSPCECEALVQFQTNTVAILQSLTEKIAQMTARLEDLEKQIANKK from the exons ccctgaaGTGCAGGACGGGTCCCCTGGACATCGTGTTTGTGATCGACAGCTCCCGCAGCGTGCGCCCCTTTGAGTTCGAGACCATGCGGCGGTTCATGATAGACATCATCGGCAGCCTGGACGTGGGCCCCAACGCCACACGGGTGGGGGTGATCCAGTACTCCAGCCAGGTGCAGAACATCTTCTCCCTCAAGACCTTCTTCACGCGGGCGGACATGGAGAAGGCCATCAACAGCGTCGTCCCGCTGGCCCAGGGCACCATGACGGGGCTGGCCATCCAGTATGCCATGAACGTGGCCTTCACCACGCAGGAGGGCGCGCGCCCTCTGCACAAGAAGATCCCCCGCATTGCCATCATTGTGACGGACGGACGACCCCAGGACCGTGTCACTGAGGTGGCCACCCAGGCCCGGAATGCTGGCATTGAGATCTATGCTGTGGGCATCCAGCGGGCTGACATGAACTCGCTGCGAGCCATGGCCTCGCCGCCGCTGGAGGAGCATGTCTTCCTGGTGGAGTCCTTCGAACTCATCCAGCAGTTTGGGAAGCAGTTCCAGGACAAGCTCTGCG GGGTGGACGTGTGCATGGAGCAGGAGCatggctgccagcacagctgcatcaGCACCCCCGGCTCCTTCTACTGTGAATGCAACCCAGGCTACAGGCTCAACGTCGATGGAAAGACCTGTTCCC CCATCGATGCATGCGCAGACGGGAGACATGGCTGTCAACACCAGTGTGTCAGCACTCGTGGGTCATACCTGTGCCAGTGCCGTGCGGGTTACTACCTCAGCCAGAACAAGAGGAGCTGCTCTA TGATCGATTACTGCAGCTTCGGAAACCACAGCTGCCAGCACGAGTGCGTGAGCATCCCCAACGGGCACTACTGCCGCTGCCGCAGTGGGTTCACGCTGCAGCCCGACAGCAGGTCCTGCAAGG CCACTGACCTCTGCAACAGGGTGGATCATGGCTGCGAGTTCAAGTGTGTGAGCACGGAGGGCTCCTACCGCTGCGTGTGCCCCGagggccagcagctccaggctgatGGCAGGGCGTGCAGCA AGTGCGGGGCTGGGCACATCGACCTGGTGATGGTGATTGACGGCTCCAAGAGTGTTCGGCCCCAAAACTTTGAGCTGGTGAAGCAGTTTGTGAACCGCATCGTGGACCTGCTGGAGGTGTCCCCCCACGGCACGCGGGTGGGGCTGGTGCAGTACTCCAGCCGCGTCCGCACTGAGTTCCCCCTCAACAAGTACCACAGCGCAGATGAGATCAAGAAGGCGGTGATGGAGGTGGAATACATGGAGAAAGGCACCATGACAGGCCTTGCCCTCAAGCACATGGTAGAGCACAGCTTCTCCGAGCTGGAAGGTGCCAGGCCTCTCTCCCACAACATCCCCAGAATTGGGCTTGTCTTCACGGATGGGCGCTCCCAGGACGACATCTCCGAGTGGGCCAGGAGAGCAAAGGAGTCAG GGATCATCATGTTTGCTGTGGGTGTTGGCAAGGCTGTGGAAGAGGAGCTGAGAGCAATTGCCTCTGAGCCAGTGGAGCAGCATTTCTCTTACTCAGCAGACTTCACCACCATGACCCACCTCGTGGAGAACTTCAAGCTGAACATCTGCCCAG AGGAGGGCAAAGGGAAGACGGAGATCCGCAGCCCGTGTGAGTGCGAGGCACTGGTGCAGTTCCAGACGAACACTGTGGCCATCCTGCAGAGCCTGACTGAGAAAA TTGCTCAGATGACAGCCAGACTCGAAGACTTGGAAAAGCAGATCGCCAACAAGAAGTGA
- the PI3 gene encoding elafin → MKSVAALLLVGMLILWTDLPTGSTWSCPPVHITCAMHNPPNKCFLDRQCPPYKKCCKGFCGRRCISRPPSIPISYV, encoded by the exons ATGAAGTCAGTGGCCGCCCTTCTCCTGGTGGGGATGCTCATCCTCTGGACAGACCTGCCAACAG GCAGCACCTGGTCCTGTCCGCCTGTCCACATCACCTGTGCAATGCACAACCCACCAAATAAGTGCTTCTTAGACAGGCAGTGTCCACCCTACAAGAAGTGCTGCAAGGGCTTCTGCGGGAGGAGATGCATATCGCGCCCACCTTCCATCCCCATCAGCTATG tgTAA
- the MATN4 gene encoding matrilin-4 isoform X1 — translation MMKLLPVAPLLLLLLTTLEARPKPAALKCRTGPLDIVFVIDSSRSVRPFEFETMRRFMIDIIGSLDVGPNATRVGVIQYSSQVQNIFSLKTFFTRADMEKAINSVVPLAQGTMTGLAIQYAMNVAFTTQEGARPLHKKIPRIAIIVTDGRPQDRVTEVATQARNAGIEIYAVGIQRADMNSLRAMASPPLEEHVFLVESFELIQQFGKQFQDKLCGVDVCMEQEHGCQHSCISTPGSFYCECNPGYRLNVDGKTCSLIDYCSFGNHSCQHECVSIPNGHYCRCRSGFTLQPDSRSCKATDLCNRVDHGCEFKCVSTEGSYRCVCPEGQQLQADGRACSKCGAGHIDLVMVIDGSKSVRPQNFELVKQFVNRIVDLLEVSPHGTRVGLVQYSSRVRTEFPLNKYHSADEIKKAVMEVEYMEKGTMTGLALKHMVEHSFSELEGARPLSHNIPRIGLVFTDGRSQDDISEWARRAKESGIIMFAVGVGKAVEEELRAIASEPVEQHFSYSADFTTMTHLVENFKLNICPEEGKGKTEIRSPCECEALVQFQTNTVAILQSLTEKIAQMTARLEDLEKQIANKK, via the exons ccctgaaGTGCAGGACGGGTCCCCTGGACATCGTGTTTGTGATCGACAGCTCCCGCAGCGTGCGCCCCTTTGAGTTCGAGACCATGCGGCGGTTCATGATAGACATCATCGGCAGCCTGGACGTGGGCCCCAACGCCACACGGGTGGGGGTGATCCAGTACTCCAGCCAGGTGCAGAACATCTTCTCCCTCAAGACCTTCTTCACGCGGGCGGACATGGAGAAGGCCATCAACAGCGTCGTCCCGCTGGCCCAGGGCACCATGACGGGGCTGGCCATCCAGTATGCCATGAACGTGGCCTTCACCACGCAGGAGGGCGCGCGCCCTCTGCACAAGAAGATCCCCCGCATTGCCATCATTGTGACGGACGGACGACCCCAGGACCGTGTCACTGAGGTGGCCACCCAGGCCCGGAATGCTGGCATTGAGATCTATGCTGTGGGCATCCAGCGGGCTGACATGAACTCGCTGCGAGCCATGGCCTCGCCGCCGCTGGAGGAGCATGTCTTCCTGGTGGAGTCCTTCGAACTCATCCAGCAGTTTGGGAAGCAGTTCCAGGACAAGCTCTGCG GGGTGGACGTGTGCATGGAGCAGGAGCatggctgccagcacagctgcatcaGCACCCCCGGCTCCTTCTACTGTGAATGCAACCCAGGCTACAGGCTCAACGTCGATGGAAAGACCTGTTCCC TGATCGATTACTGCAGCTTCGGAAACCACAGCTGCCAGCACGAGTGCGTGAGCATCCCCAACGGGCACTACTGCCGCTGCCGCAGTGGGTTCACGCTGCAGCCCGACAGCAGGTCCTGCAAGG CCACTGACCTCTGCAACAGGGTGGATCATGGCTGCGAGTTCAAGTGTGTGAGCACGGAGGGCTCCTACCGCTGCGTGTGCCCCGagggccagcagctccaggctgatGGCAGGGCGTGCAGCA AGTGCGGGGCTGGGCACATCGACCTGGTGATGGTGATTGACGGCTCCAAGAGTGTTCGGCCCCAAAACTTTGAGCTGGTGAAGCAGTTTGTGAACCGCATCGTGGACCTGCTGGAGGTGTCCCCCCACGGCACGCGGGTGGGGCTGGTGCAGTACTCCAGCCGCGTCCGCACTGAGTTCCCCCTCAACAAGTACCACAGCGCAGATGAGATCAAGAAGGCGGTGATGGAGGTGGAATACATGGAGAAAGGCACCATGACAGGCCTTGCCCTCAAGCACATGGTAGAGCACAGCTTCTCCGAGCTGGAAGGTGCCAGGCCTCTCTCCCACAACATCCCCAGAATTGGGCTTGTCTTCACGGATGGGCGCTCCCAGGACGACATCTCCGAGTGGGCCAGGAGAGCAAAGGAGTCAG GGATCATCATGTTTGCTGTGGGTGTTGGCAAGGCTGTGGAAGAGGAGCTGAGAGCAATTGCCTCTGAGCCAGTGGAGCAGCATTTCTCTTACTCAGCAGACTTCACCACCATGACCCACCTCGTGGAGAACTTCAAGCTGAACATCTGCCCAG AGGAGGGCAAAGGGAAGACGGAGATCCGCAGCCCGTGTGAGTGCGAGGCACTGGTGCAGTTCCAGACGAACACTGTGGCCATCCTGCAGAGCCTGACTGAGAAAA TTGCTCAGATGACAGCCAGACTCGAAGACTTGGAAAAGCAGATCGCCAACAAGAAGTGA